In Phlebotomus papatasi isolate M1 chromosome 1, Ppap_2.1, whole genome shotgun sequence, the following proteins share a genomic window:
- the LOC129809873 gene encoding histone H4, with protein MTGRGKGGKGLGKGGAKRHRKVLRDNIQGITKPAIRRLARRGGVKRISGLIYEETRGVLKVFLENVIRDAVTYTEHAKRKTVTAMDVVYALKRQGRTLYGFGG; from the exons ATGACTGGTCGCGGAAAGGGAGGTAAAGGATTAGGAAAAGGAGGTGCCAAGCGTCATCGTAAGGTGCTTCGGGATAATATCCAGGGCATTACAAAGCCAGCAATTCGTCGTTTGGCTCGTCGTGGTGGGGTCAAACGTATTTCTGGGTTGATCTATGAAGAAACCCGTGGCGTTCTCAAG GTGTTCCTGGAGAACGTTATTCGTGACGCTGTAACCTACACCGAACACGCCAAGCGCAAGACGGTGACTGCAATGGACGTGGTGTATGCCCTTAAGCGTCAGGGTCGCACTCTCTACGGCTTCGGCGGCTAA
- the LOC129809870 gene encoding programmed cell death 6-interacting protein — translation MSDLLSVPLKKPAEVDVVKPLKNLILSSYGSSDKIANYTEAVNEFSKLRNSAIWKFFEKFESSLDIVYNYYDQLCGLETKIPVQELQIPFKWKDAFSKGSIFGGRASLTLSSLGYEKVCVLFNIAALQSAVAGAQSLDSDEGLRLATKLYQQSAGIFTHLKAAVPAAIPQEPTPDLYQEVLTVLTNLMVAQAQEIFVVKAIRDKMKEQVIAKLCCQCEEFYAESLRGLQKESVRNLWEKEWITTVAGKQAGFHAMTQLYTSLACRANKKVGEEIARLQHAVELFKAAQSRSGKSSMFQEYAERAQRNLVESKKDNDFIYNEIIPDVKTLEGPGKAQLAKAITLSSPLGSNYKDLFGDLVPVALHQALSACEARKTEMVNVEIQKLREATQMLNSVLASLNLPAAIESTAGGSGLPPSLQDKAKGVRDNGGVSQITRMFKELPEALTRNKEILDECDRMLNDERDSDNALKNQFKERWTRTPSEKLTEVFRSNIAKYRDIINKAVQADAIVRGKFESHMNGIEILSKSPDELERSVPNTGSAGVSNSPSVMKLRSLMESVETIKAERDAIEAELKSATINMKEQFLSALAKDGAINEPALSVAEIGKTLAPLQAQVQESIKRQEGILSEVQSAHTTFTNESGGASNTRDALLIQLAAAYDTFMELQGNLKEGTKFYNELTELLVTFQNKISDFCFARKTEKDELMKDLTQQTSRAVAPTPQLPAHHATTPAVPTSTVDGSVPYPASGMANMPMPYGASPAAPYPTYVAPPMPQGFNPYAPLPYPQTPYYQGFPQGPPPSHYATYPGSLAHQQQQQQPGQPGYPRQPGW, via the exons AGAAGTTCGAGAGTTCCCTTGACATTGTCTACAA CTACTACGATCAACTGTGCGGTTTGGAAACAAAAATCCCGGTTCAGGAGCTTCAGATACCCTTTAAATGGAAGGATGCATTCTCGAAAGGATCAATTTTTGGGGGACGTGCTAGTTTGA CACTATCATCTCTGGGGTATGAGAAAGTATGCGTCTTGTTTAATATTGCTGCTCTCCAGAGCGCTGTTGCCGGAGCTCAGAGCCTAGACAGCGATGAAGGATTGCGATTGGCCACAAAACTCTACCAACAGAGTGCAGGAATCTTTACGCATTTGAAGGCAGCTGTCCCGGCTGCTATTCCCCAAGAACCTACCCCTGATCTCTATCAGGAAGTCCTCACAGTCCTCACCAATCTCATGGTAGCCCAAGCTCAGGAGATCTTCGTGGTCAAGGCCATCCGGGACAAGATGAAGGAGCAGGTAATTGCTAAACTCTGTTGCCAGTGCGAGGAGTTCTATGCAGAAAGCCTACGAGGGCTGCAGAAGGAGTCCGTGAGGAATTTGTGGGAGAAAGAATGGATAACAACAGTGGCTGGCAAACAGGCAGGATTCCATGCCATGACACAGCTCTACACGAGTTTGGCTTGTCGTGCCAATAAAAAAGTCGGCGAGGAGATTGCTCGCCTCCAGCATGCTGTTGAACTCTTCAAAGCCGCCCAGTCACGTTCCGGGAAATCCTCAATGTTCCAGGAGTACGCAGAACGGGCTCAGAGGAATCTCGTGGAATCCAAGAAGGACAATGACTTCATCTACAATGAAATCATTCCGGATGTCAAGACGCTAGAAGGACCTGGGAAGGCTCAGCTGGCCAAGGCCATTACTCTATCCTCTCCATTGGGATCAAACTACAAGGATCTCTTTGGGGATTTGGTACCAGTTGCTCTGCATCAGGCTCTGTCTGCATGCGAGGCACGAAAGACGGAAATGGTTAATGTGGAGATTCAGAAGTTGCGTGAAGCCACGCAGATGCTCAATAGTGTCCTGGCAAGTCTCAATCTTCCGGCAGCCATTGAAAGCACCGCCGGAGGGTCAGGGCTGCCGCCTTCGCTGCAAGACAAGGCGAAGGGTGTAAGAGACAATGGAGGAGTATCCCAGATCACTCGGATGTTCAAGGAACTCCCAGAAGCTCTAACACGCAACAAGGAGATCCTGGATGAATGCGATCGGATGCTCAATGATGAACGTGATTCGGACAATGCGCTCAAGAATCAGTTCAAGGAGAGATGGACCAGGACTCCATCAGAGAAATTAACTGAAGTCTTCAGGTCCAATATTGCAAAGTATCGCGACATTATCAATAAAGCAGTTCAGGCTGATGCGATTGTGCGTGGGAAATTCGAGAGTCATATGAAT ggAATCGAGATATTGTCAAAGTCCCCCGATGAATTGGAGAGATCTGTGCCAAATACTGGCTCTGCTGGGGTTTCTAATAGCCCTAGTGTGATGAAATTGCGTAGCTTGATGGAGAGCGTTGAGACAATTAAGGCAGAGAGGGATGCTATCGAGGCTGAACTTAAATCAGCCACTATCAACATGAAGGAGCAGTTTCTTTCGGCTCTGGCCAAGGATGGGGCTATCAATGAGCCAGCTCTGTCTGTGGCGGAGATCGGTAAAACCCTGGCTCCGTTGCAGGCTCAGGTACAGGAGAGTATCAAACGTCAGGAGGGAATTTTGTCTGAAGTGCAATCTGCCCATACGACTTTCACAAATGAATCTGGCGGTGCTAGCAATACCAGAGATGCTCTGCTCATCCAATTGGCAGCTGCCTATGATACCTTCATGGAGCTGCAGGGCAATCTGAAGGAGGGCACAAAGTTCTACAATGAACTCACtgagcttcttgtgacattccagaACAAAATATCCGATTTCTGTTTTGCTCGAAAGACCGAAAAGGATGAACTCATGAAGGACCTTACGCAGCAGACCAGTCGAGCTGTTGCTCCTACACCGCAGCTACCAGCTCATCATGCTACAACTCCGGCAGTTCCGACTTCCACTGTGGACGGCAGTGTACCGTATCCGGCATCAGGAATGGCCAATATGCCAATGCCATATGGAGCATCTCCAGCAGCACCCTATCCTACATATGTTGCACCCCCGATGCCACAGGGTTTCAACCCATATGCACCTCTTCCCTATCCGCAGA CTCCGTACTATCAGGGATTCCCTCAAGGTCCTCCACCATCTCACTATGCTACATATCCGGGTAGTCTGGCTCATCAACAGCAACAACAGCAACCCGGTCAGCCTGGCTATCCTCGTCAGCCTGGATGGTAA